Proteins found in one Alkalibacter saccharofermentans DSM 14828 genomic segment:
- the thrC gene encoding threonine synthase: MLKYNSTRSNITAMPSEAILKGISSDGGLFVPEDFPKIEVESLNGKSYEEICFQVLSRYFHEFDQGDLKDMISQSYGKFNTKEVTPLAAFGDLNFLELYHGPTLAFKDVALSILPHLLTASAKIQDVDDEIVILTATSGDTGKAALEGFANVKGTSIVVFFPNDGVSMIQRKQMTTQSGENVHVIAIEGNFDDAQRGVKEIFSDEDYNKLLKKNGFVLSSANSINIGRLVPQIVYYFDSYIKSVESGKIKMNDPVNFTVPTGNFGNILAGYYAKNMGLPINKLICASNDNNVLFDFFKTGEYDKNRPFIKTISPSMDILVSSNFERLLYHVSNFDSDFVKKAMDDLSSLGKYKVSDEIKNTISENFYGNYCDEKDTLKTIKNVYDKYGYVIDPHTAVGCKVYEDYKLETGDNTYNIILSTASPYKFTKSVYEAIFGPSELDDYTLIEKLSESTGLSLPNELIAMCTSEDLHKKVCDSHKMKESITEILL; encoded by the coding sequence ATGCTTAAATACAACAGCACACGTTCCAATATCACTGCGATGCCATCTGAAGCTATTCTGAAAGGCATATCTTCAGATGGAGGTTTGTTTGTACCCGAGGATTTCCCAAAAATAGAAGTCGAAAGTTTAAACGGCAAAAGCTACGAAGAAATTTGTTTCCAGGTGCTTTCAAGATATTTCCACGAGTTTGACCAAGGGGACTTGAAAGATATGATTAGCCAATCCTATGGTAAATTCAACACCAAGGAAGTAACCCCCTTGGCTGCTTTTGGAGATCTAAATTTTCTGGAATTATACCACGGTCCAACTTTGGCTTTTAAGGATGTAGCCTTGAGCATACTGCCTCATCTTTTGACTGCTTCAGCTAAAATTCAAGATGTAGATGATGAAATAGTCATACTTACAGCAACTTCCGGAGATACAGGCAAAGCCGCTTTGGAAGGATTTGCAAATGTAAAAGGCACAAGCATAGTTGTGTTTTTTCCAAATGACGGAGTCAGCATGATACAGCGAAAACAAATGACGACTCAATCCGGAGAGAATGTTCATGTAATTGCTATTGAAGGCAACTTCGATGATGCGCAAAGGGGAGTCAAGGAAATCTTCAGCGACGAAGACTATAATAAATTGTTGAAAAAAAATGGATTCGTTCTCTCTTCCGCCAACTCTATCAATATAGGAAGACTCGTTCCGCAGATAGTCTACTATTTCGACTCTTATATCAAATCTGTAGAATCTGGAAAAATAAAAATGAACGATCCTGTAAACTTTACTGTTCCTACAGGCAACTTTGGGAACATCCTTGCAGGCTATTATGCAAAAAATATGGGATTGCCAATAAATAAGCTAATTTGTGCTTCCAACGATAACAATGTTTTGTTCGATTTCTTCAAAACCGGAGAATACGACAAAAACCGACCTTTCATCAAAACCATATCCCCTTCCATGGATATTTTGGTTTCAAGCAATTTTGAAAGGCTTTTATACCACGTATCGAACTTTGATAGTGATTTTGTAAAAAAAGCAATGGACGACTTATCGAGCCTAGGAAAATACAAAGTATCCGATGAAATCAAAAATACAATATCCGAGAATTTTTATGGCAATTACTGTGATGAAAAAGATACTCTAAAAACCATAAAGAATGTTTATGACAAATACGGATATGTAATTGATCCCCATACTGCAGTAGGGTGCAAGGTATACGAAGACTACAAATTAGAGACAGGAGACAACACTTATAATATAATACTGTCAACCGCCAGCCCTTACAAGTTTACAAAATCAGTTTACGAAGCCATATTCGGTCCGTCTGAACTTGATGATTACACATTGATTGAAAAGCTGTCAGAAAGCACGGGTTTGTCCCTGCCCAATGAACTGATTGCCATGTGCACATCAGAAGATTTACATAAAAAAGTATGCGACTCTCATAAAATGAAGGAAAGCATAACTGAAATACTGTTATGA
- a CDS encoding homoserine dehydrogenase codes for MKIALLGMGTVGTGVYEIINEEKGNYFANAQEKVNIKKVLVRDKTKKRKLDVSEDLLTDSFDEILEDQEIEAVIFAMGGMEPEYSYMKDAMRNKKHVITANKAVVSEYLDTLLKLAEENNVMFLFEASVGGGIPIITSLKETLKINRIDEIKGILNGTSNFILSKMSSEGRDFDDVLKEAQELGFAEADPSADVDGFDVSRKLAILSSLAFGCHIKDEDIYKRGIREVSKSDMEMFDNLGYVLKYLAHSKMDDGKYCATVEPVLLSSKNIMSNVNEEFNIVSIHGNIIGELQFYGKGAGKNATANAVVGDLLYIINNSERRDDIILDKTVENKKLDIFQGKYYLRVDIKNHEEFKKIIDMIDETSRVKKMMVEKSQIFVVTEELRAYTVNDLAQRIADMGNELFYARIVQ; via the coding sequence ATGAAGATAGCACTGCTGGGAATGGGCACCGTGGGTACGGGCGTATACGAGATAATAAATGAAGAAAAAGGCAATTATTTTGCAAATGCTCAAGAAAAAGTAAATATAAAGAAGGTTTTGGTTAGAGATAAGACGAAAAAGAGAAAACTGGATGTCTCTGAGGACTTGCTGACAGATTCCTTTGATGAAATTCTTGAGGACCAAGAGATTGAGGCTGTCATCTTCGCCATGGGGGGGATGGAACCGGAATACAGCTACATGAAGGATGCAATGAGAAACAAAAAACATGTAATTACAGCTAATAAGGCAGTTGTATCTGAATATCTTGACACGCTTTTAAAACTTGCCGAAGAAAATAACGTGATGTTTTTGTTCGAGGCCAGTGTGGGAGGCGGAATACCGATAATCACTTCATTGAAGGAAACACTTAAGATCAATCGGATAGATGAAATAAAAGGAATACTGAACGGAACTTCAAATTTCATACTCTCTAAAATGTCCAGCGAAGGCAGAGATTTCGATGATGTATTAAAAGAGGCTCAAGAGCTGGGCTTTGCTGAGGCGGATCCAAGCGCGGATGTTGACGGATTCGATGTTTCCAGAAAACTCGCGATATTGTCATCATTGGCATTTGGATGTCATATAAAAGATGAAGATATTTACAAGAGGGGCATCAGAGAGGTTTCAAAATCGGACATGGAAATGTTCGATAATCTAGGGTATGTACTCAAGTATCTTGCACATTCAAAAATGGATGATGGTAAATACTGCGCAACGGTAGAGCCTGTGCTCTTGTCGTCAAAGAATATCATGAGCAATGTAAATGAAGAATTCAATATCGTATCAATCCACGGAAACATTATAGGAGAATTGCAGTTTTACGGCAAGGGAGCAGGGAAAAACGCAACTGCCAATGCAGTAGTTGGAGATCTCTTGTACATAATCAACAACTCCGAGAGGCGAGACGACATCATTCTGGATAAAACGGTGGAAAACAAGAAACTGGATATTTTCCAAGGAAAGTATTACTTAAGAGTTGATATAAAAAATCACGAAGAATTTAAAAAAATAATTGATATGATAGATGAGACATCAAGAGTCAAAAAGATGATGGTTGAGAAAAGTCAGATATTCGTAGTAACTGAAGAGCTAAGGGCATACACAGTGAATGATCTGGCACAAAGAATTGCAGATATGGGTAATGAACTGTTTTATGCAAGAATAGTTCAATAA
- a CDS encoding aspartate kinase — protein sequence MKNLIVQKYGGTSVGDIDRIKNVAKRVIKTKESGNNVVVVVSAMGDTTDDLVKMAYKINENPHKREMDMLLSTGEQISIALLAMAIQSMGQDVISLTGAQCGILTSSRHSKAKIDAINTERIEKELKAGKIVIVAGFQGINKDLDITTLGRGGSDTTAVALAAALKADKCQIFTDVDGVYTADPRIVPSAKKINSISYDEVLELAALGAKVLHPRSVEMAGRFNVALEVRSSFNDNEGTIIGEVNKMEKVLIRGISLDENIAKISVMEVPDKPGIAFNLFSLLARADIHVDMIVQNVNRNNVNDITFTVALDELQTAVDIAQKFAFEVGAEKVEYDKGVAKLSVVGTGVVANAEVASKFFESLYEIGVNIQMISTSEIKISCIINKDKGKEAMKHIHEKFDM from the coding sequence ATGAAAAACTTAATAGTGCAAAAATACGGTGGTACAAGTGTTGGAGATATAGACAGAATTAAAAATGTCGCTAAAAGGGTCATAAAGACAAAAGAATCAGGCAACAATGTGGTCGTGGTGGTATCGGCTATGGGAGACACTACAGACGATTTGGTTAAAATGGCTTACAAGATTAATGAAAACCCCCATAAAAGAGAGATGGATATGCTTTTGTCCACTGGGGAACAAATATCAATAGCTCTGCTTGCCATGGCCATTCAAAGCATGGGCCAGGATGTTATATCACTGACAGGTGCTCAGTGCGGGATACTTACATCCTCTAGGCACAGCAAGGCCAAAATAGATGCTATAAATACTGAGCGAATTGAAAAAGAGCTCAAGGCTGGGAAGATCGTAATAGTTGCGGGATTTCAAGGAATAAACAAGGATCTGGATATAACTACCCTTGGTAGAGGGGGATCAGATACGACAGCGGTAGCACTGGCTGCTGCTCTAAAGGCAGACAAATGTCAGATTTTCACTGATGTCGATGGAGTCTATACCGCCGATCCGAGAATAGTGCCTAGTGCAAAGAAGATAAATTCGATTAGCTATGACGAAGTATTGGAGCTGGCGGCTCTTGGTGCTAAAGTGCTTCATCCAAGATCCGTGGAGATGGCCGGAAGGTTCAATGTAGCATTGGAGGTCAGATCCAGCTTCAATGACAATGAAGGAACTATAATAGGGGAGGTAAACAAAATGGAAAAAGTATTGATCAGGGGCATATCCCTAGATGAAAATATCGCAAAAATATCTGTAATGGAGGTGCCGGATAAGCCGGGTATAGCTTTCAATCTATTTTCGCTTCTTGCCAGAGCTGATATCCACGTTGATATGATAGTTCAAAACGTAAATAGGAACAATGTTAACGACATTACATTTACAGTTGCATTGGATGAGCTGCAGACAGCTGTGGATATAGCTCAAAAGTTTGCATTTGAAGTTGGTGCAGAAAAAGTAGAATACGACAAAGGCGTTGCAAAGCTATCAGTGGTTGGGACTGGAGTTGTTGCTAACGCTGAGGTAGCATCCAAGTTTTTTGAATCTTTATACGAAATAGGGGTGAACATTCAGATGATTTCCACATCTGAAATAAAGATATCCTGCATAATCAATAAGGATAAAGGAAAAGAAGCCATGAAGCACATTCATGAAAAATTCGATATGTAA
- a CDS encoding S-ribosylhomocysteine lyase, translating into MKRIESFSVDHEKLQKGVYVSRIDKFGDTTLTTFDIRMKKPNVDAVLGTGDIHAIEHLGATFLRNHEMYSSHTVYFGPMGCRTGFYLILEGSYQSRDIVPLLKDLFQFVKDFTDAVPGASPVECGNYSDMDLETARNEAAEFYNLLKDIPEENLSYPS; encoded by the coding sequence ATGAAACGAATTGAAAGCTTTTCAGTCGACCACGAAAAACTTCAAAAGGGTGTATATGTATCTCGAATAGACAAATTTGGAGATACCACCTTAACTACGTTTGACATCAGAATGAAAAAACCAAACGTCGATGCAGTATTGGGCACCGGTGATATTCATGCAATTGAACACCTTGGTGCGACTTTTTTGCGGAACCATGAAATGTACTCATCCCACACAGTCTACTTTGGACCTATGGGCTGCAGAACCGGTTTCTACCTGATTTTAGAGGGTTCATATCAATCTAGGGACATCGTTCCTCTTCTCAAGGACTTGTTCCAATTCGTCAAGGATTTCACTGATGCCGTGCCTGGCGCAAGCCCAGTAGAGTGTGGCAATTATTCGGATATGGATTTAGAAACCGCCAGAAACGAGGCTGCAGAGTTTTACAATCTGTTAAAGGACATTCCCGAGGAAAACTTAAGCTACCCTAGCTGA